CCGAACCGGAAGCCGATCAGACCAAAGCCGACGGTAGAAAGGTCGCCGATCGACACGTCATTCGCTTGGGGAATGTCAGCACACCACAATTGCATGTCTTCCCGGCCAAAGATTCAAAGACGACGGTGATCATTTGCCCTGGTGGTGGCTTCAGCATTTTGGCATGGGATCTCGAGGGCACCGAAATCGCGAGTTGGTTGCAAGATAACGGCATCAGCGCCGCAGTACTAAAGTATCGTGTGCCCACGCGAAGCGAGTCGACGAACTGGGTCGCCCCCGCTCAAGACTTGCAACGAAGTGTTTCCCTGATTCGATCCGGTGCCATCGAATCACTCCCGACCGAAAACATCGGGGTACTTGGCTTTTCAGCCGGTGGCCATACCGTTGTCCGCGGGACACTCTCGACGGAGCGGCTTTACGAAGCCAATGACGATCATGACCAAGCATCCGCCCGCCCGGATTTTGCCGCATTGATTTACCCGGCATACCTGACCAAGAAACGAGACTCTGCCGAAATGGACGAAACCTTGGTCGTGACAGAAAAGACTCCGCCATTCTTTTTCGCTCATGCCTTCGATGATCCGTTGACACCCATGGGAAGCGTCGGCTTGTTCGCGAAACTAAAAGCACAGGGAATCCCATCGTCGCTACACGTGTTTTCTTCCGGCGGACATGGATTCGGAGGTCGGGATACCGGTGCCGAAAAGGACGCATGGCTGCCGATGTTCAAGGCGTTCCTGCAAGATCGCGGTTTTTGATTCGTAGCGACATCCGCAATACGCCCCATACCCTGGCTATACAGCTCGAACGCTGGCGATGGACGATCACGTCTCCGGTTGCAGTGCTACTCGCCGAGATGCGTTTCGGTGTTCGCAGATTCATTGAACGCTTCCCCTTCTAACAACCCCACTCCCATCACCATGCCAGCGAACCGACATCTTTCCGCACTCGCTCTCTCAACATTAGCGCTGTTACTTGCCTGCACGACTGCCTTCGCTCAGCACCCCAACGTCGTGATCGTGATGACCGACGACCAAGGCTATGGCGATCTGTCGTGTCACGGAAACCCGATCCTAAAAACGCCACAACTGGATCAGCTTTACGCCGAATCGGTACGATTGACGGACTACCACGTCGCACCGACTTGTTCGCCAACGCGGGCGGCGTTCTTGACGGGGCACTGGACCAATCGCACCGGCGTATGGCATACGATCATGGGCCGTTCCATGCTTCGCGAAAACGAAGTCACGCTCGGAGACGTATTCACGGACGCCGGTTATGCGACGGGCATGTTTGGGAAGTGGCACCTGGGCGATAACTACCCCTATCGCCCTGAAGACCGTGGATTTAGTGAAGTGATGCGTCACGGAGGGGGAGGCGTCGGGCAAACACCTGACCACTGGGACAATGCGTACTTCGACGGCGCTTACTGGCATAACAGCAAAGTTACCCCAGTGAAAGGATTCTGTACGGATGTCTTTTTCGACTACGCCAAGAATTTCATTCGCAACTCCGTCGAAAATCAAAAACCGTTCCTGGCGTATATCGCAACCAATG
This genomic window from Roseiconus lacunae contains:
- a CDS encoding alpha/beta hydrolase, with the protein product MIRTLLLAGCCALSSATYALAAEPTASEVVKVWPESPPSWTPPTEPEADQTKADGRKVADRHVIRLGNVSTPQLHVFPAKDSKTTVIICPGGGFSILAWDLEGTEIASWLQDNGISAAVLKYRVPTRSESTNWVAPAQDLQRSVSLIRSGAIESLPTENIGVLGFSAGGHTVVRGTLSTERLYEANDDHDQASARPDFAALIYPAYLTKKRDSAEMDETLVVTEKTPPFFFAHAFDDPLTPMGSVGLFAKLKAQGIPSSLHVFSSGGHGFGGRDTGAEKDAWLPMFKAFLQDRGF